In Candidatus Saccharibacteria bacterium oral taxon 488, one DNA window encodes the following:
- the rpoC gene encoding DNA-directed RNA polymerase subunit beta' translates to MAQYSFNATGISDFDAVRLAVASADDILKWSHGEVLKPETINYRTQKPERDGLFCERIFGPVKDINPHDSKLKGVRSREAAVDKNGELVTKSIVRRERMGHIQLAAPVAHIWFMRGTPSAMSLLLGMTVRNIERIAYFATYVILKVDEITRDQYLADLEAETEAGRMAIKMRYEQLAEADNADIKQLAKEQSREVDELNDKYATKKTQLEGLVKGALISETDYRNLPEEYDELIEVGMGASALKALLDEIDLSELIAQLSEEAEHAKGQREKKLLKRLKMLESMQAAGIKPSSLCLTVLPVIPPDLRPMVALSGGRFATSDLNDLYRRIINRNNRLKKLVELNAPEVIQRNERRMLQEAVDALIDNAAARGGRAVSSTGSRRRLKSISDMLKGKQGRFRQNLLGKRVDYSGRSVIVVGPKLKINQCGLPKQMALELFKPFVISWLIKGEFAHNIRSATRLIESGEAVVWDALDEAIRGKYVLLNRAPSLHRLSIQSFQPVLVEGKAIQLHPLVCAGFNADFDGDQMAVHLPLSKEAQAEARELMSATNNLLKPADGAPVLHISQDIVLGNYYLTYDKPQAQTDDVKSFSSVYEAELAYDKGAIQLQTPIRIYAKGKLRQTTLGRVFFNEILPEDFPYDNNVQTKKQLKKVLAQIFNKYGAEETAKIADRMKGQAFRFATTAAVSTGMTDYVHFDEIAEFVAEGDAKAALISEQFDQGLITEDERYNLTVNAWRNVDNKITAFLQDQLAHMDTSISMMVNSGARGDISNVKLASAMIGIQVDAANREIELPIRSSYTGGLSSLEAFVATRGARKGLIDTALKTADSGYLTRRLVDVAQDVFTVEDAEGDDEGYAIYRSETEETMIDFSNRLAGRYAAETIPGHVNKDELITREIADSIDDDESIQSVKIQSVLSTNNLNGIPQRSYGVDMSTGKLVGNHQPVGVIAAQSVGEPGTQLTLRTFHNSGVAGGDITQGLPRVEELFEARTPKGQAYVTEIAGLVDVWEDGKKYIVQVTPESGKVERLPLDGRTIMVKAGSSVKAGDVLATGEGDTRPLVAPFDGVVEAAEDTLVIAAEAGAPARYEIPGTMQLVVKANDVVEAGDRLTAGSLNLHDLMRLKGVEATQRYIINEVLRIYAAQGQDVADKHLEIIVRQMFSRVQIEDAGDSDFVTGDIVSKAAVVNTNKQLAAEGKNLISYTQLLLGITKVSIWSDSWLSAASFQDTTRVLINAAVSGRADHLHGLKENVIIGRKIPVGTGAVEETETDEPSEDEFADNQEEELAVAV, encoded by the coding sequence ATGGCGCAATATTCATTTAACGCGACCGGAATTAGCGATTTTGATGCGGTACGCCTAGCGGTGGCCAGCGCTGATGACATCCTAAAGTGGAGTCACGGCGAGGTTCTCAAGCCAGAGACGATCAATTACCGTACCCAAAAGCCAGAGCGTGACGGTTTGTTCTGTGAGCGAATCTTTGGCCCGGTTAAGGACATTAATCCACACGACTCAAAGTTAAAAGGTGTTCGTTCACGCGAGGCTGCAGTCGATAAAAACGGCGAGCTCGTCACCAAGTCAATCGTCCGCCGCGAGCGCATGGGCCACATTCAGCTGGCCGCACCAGTAGCGCACATTTGGTTTATGCGCGGCACGCCGAGCGCCATGAGCTTGCTACTGGGGATGACGGTGCGTAATATTGAGCGGATCGCCTACTTTGCGACCTATGTCATTCTCAAGGTTGATGAGATCACCCGCGACCAATACCTGGCGGATCTAGAAGCTGAAACCGAAGCTGGTCGGATGGCGATTAAGATGCGCTACGAGCAGCTTGCGGAAGCTGACAATGCTGATATCAAGCAGCTGGCGAAGGAACAGAGCCGTGAGGTTGACGAGCTTAACGACAAGTACGCGACGAAGAAAACGCAGCTCGAGGGCCTCGTCAAGGGCGCACTGATCTCGGAGACGGATTATCGCAACTTGCCAGAGGAGTACGACGAGCTGATCGAGGTCGGCATGGGCGCCAGTGCGCTCAAGGCGCTGCTGGATGAAATTGATCTGTCAGAACTGATCGCCCAGCTAAGTGAGGAGGCTGAACATGCCAAGGGTCAGCGCGAGAAGAAACTGCTCAAGCGCCTGAAGATGCTTGAGAGCATGCAGGCTGCTGGTATCAAGCCATCCAGCCTCTGCCTGACCGTACTGCCAGTCATCCCACCAGACTTGCGTCCAATGGTCGCCCTCAGCGGTGGTCGGTTTGCAACGTCTGATTTGAACGATCTGTATCGCCGCATCATCAACCGCAACAATCGCCTGAAGAAACTGGTCGAGCTCAACGCGCCAGAGGTGATTCAGCGCAATGAACGACGCATGTTGCAAGAGGCCGTCGATGCCCTGATCGACAACGCAGCAGCGCGCGGTGGTCGGGCGGTCAGCTCGACTGGCAGCCGTCGTCGCCTCAAATCAATTAGCGACATGCTCAAAGGTAAGCAAGGCCGCTTCCGCCAGAACTTGCTCGGTAAACGGGTCGATTACTCTGGCCGCTCGGTCATTGTCGTTGGCCCAAAATTAAAGATCAATCAGTGCGGCCTGCCAAAACAAATGGCGCTTGAACTATTCAAGCCGTTCGTTATCAGCTGGCTGATCAAGGGTGAATTTGCCCACAACATTCGCTCGGCGACTCGCTTGATCGAGTCGGGCGAGGCGGTCGTGTGGGACGCGCTTGATGAGGCGATCAGGGGCAAGTACGTGTTGCTCAACCGTGCACCGAGCTTGCACCGCCTGTCAATTCAATCCTTCCAGCCAGTCCTGGTCGAGGGTAAAGCCATTCAGCTGCATCCGCTGGTCTGCGCTGGTTTTAACGCCGACTTTGACGGTGACCAGATGGCTGTCCACCTGCCGCTTTCCAAGGAAGCGCAGGCCGAGGCACGCGAGCTGATGAGCGCTACTAACAACCTGTTGAAGCCTGCCGACGGTGCGCCAGTGCTGCACATCTCGCAGGATATCGTGCTCGGTAACTACTACTTGACGTATGACAAGCCGCAGGCCCAGACTGACGATGTCAAGTCATTTAGCTCAGTCTACGAGGCAGAACTGGCGTACGACAAGGGTGCTATCCAACTGCAAACGCCAATTCGCATCTATGCCAAGGGTAAATTACGCCAGACGACCTTGGGCCGCGTCTTCTTTAACGAGATTCTGCCAGAGGACTTCCCATATGACAACAATGTTCAGACGAAGAAGCAGCTGAAGAAGGTCTTGGCACAAATTTTCAACAAGTACGGTGCCGAGGAAACTGCCAAGATTGCCGACCGCATGAAGGGTCAGGCCTTCCGCTTCGCGACAACCGCGGCCGTGTCAACTGGTATGACCGACTACGTGCACTTTGACGAGATCGCTGAGTTCGTGGCTGAGGGCGACGCCAAGGCGGCCTTGATTTCTGAGCAGTTCGACCAAGGTTTGATCACCGAGGACGAGCGCTATAACTTGACAGTGAATGCCTGGCGAAATGTGGATAATAAGATCACGGCGTTCCTCCAGGATCAGCTGGCGCACATGGACACCAGTATCTCGATGATGGTCAACTCTGGTGCTCGTGGTGATATCTCCAACGTCAAGCTCGCCAGCGCCATGATCGGTATCCAGGTCGACGCCGCTAACCGCGAGATCGAGCTGCCAATCCGTAGCTCGTACACCGGCGGTCTATCCAGCCTGGAGGCCTTCGTGGCGACACGTGGTGCGCGTAAGGGTCTGATCGACACCGCTTTGAAGACTGCCGACTCAGGCTACCTGACGCGCCGGTTGGTCGACGTGGCGCAGGACGTCTTCACGGTTGAGGATGCCGAGGGCGACGACGAAGGTTACGCAATCTACCGCTCAGAAACTGAGGAAACGATGATCGACTTCTCGAATCGCTTGGCCGGTCGTTACGCGGCTGAGACGATTCCAGGTCACGTCAACAAGGATGAATTGATCACTCGCGAAATCGCCGACTCAATTGATGACGATGAAAGCATCCAAAGTGTCAAGATCCAGTCAGTCTTGTCAACTAACAACCTCAACGGTATTCCGCAGCGCAGTTACGGCGTTGACATGTCAACCGGTAAATTGGTCGGCAATCATCAGCCAGTCGGTGTTATCGCGGCTCAGTCAGTCGGTGAACCAGGTACTCAGCTGACCTTGCGTACCTTCCACAACTCCGGTGTGGCCGGTGGCGACATCACCCAGGGTCTGCCGCGTGTTGAAGAATTGTTCGAGGCACGCACACCAAAGGGTCAGGCATATGTTACGGAAATTGCTGGCCTGGTCGACGTTTGGGAAGATGGCAAAAAGTACATCGTCCAAGTTACCCCGGAATCTGGTAAAGTTGAGCGCTTGCCGCTGGACGGCCGAACCATCATGGTTAAGGCTGGCTCAAGCGTCAAGGCTGGCGACGTGCTGGCAACTGGCGAAGGTGACACTCGCCCGCTCGTCGCACCATTTGACGGTGTGGTTGAAGCAGCAGAAGACACCTTGGTTATCGCTGCTGAAGCTGGTGCACCAGCTCGTTACGAAATCCCAGGCACTATGCAATTGGTTGTTAAGGCTAACGACGTTGTCGAAGCTGGCGACCGCTTGACGGCCGGTTCATTGAACCTGCACGACTTGATGCGCCTGAAGGGTGTCGAAGCCACGCAGCGCTACATCATCAACGAAGTACTGCGCATTTACGCCGCTCAGGGTCAAGACGTGGCCGACAAGCACCTGGAGATCATCGTTCGCCAGATGTTTAGTCGCGTCCAGATCGAAGACGCGGGCGACAGTGACTTTGTGACGGGCGACATCGTTTCTAAGGCTGCGGTGGTAAACACCAACAAGCAACTAGCGGCTGAGGGCAAAAACCTCATCAGCTACACCCAGTTGCTACTCGGTATCACCAAGGTGTCAATCTGGAGCGACTCATGGCTATCTGCTGCGTCCTTCCAGGACACCACTCGCGTGCTGATCAACGCTGCCGTATCTGGCCGCGCTGATCACTTGCATGGTCTCAAAGAAAACGTCATCATCGGCCGCAAGATTCCAGTAGGAACGGGTGCTGTCGAAGAGACGGAAACCGACGAGCCAAGCGAGGACGAGTTCGCTGACAATCAGGAGGAGGAACTAGCTGTAGCAGTATAA
- the fusA gene encoding elongation factor G encodes MAANVPLQNFRNIGIIAHIDAGKTTTTEGILYRTGLTHKIGVVKGDGDGATTDWMAQEKERGITITSAAVTCFWRNHKINIIDTPGHIDFTAEVERSLRVLDGAVTVFDGKMGVEAQSETVWRQANKYGVPRICFVNKINQTGGDFWKSLESIHNRLSKQAFPIHIPIGFEKTINGVVDLIDMKAYTYTDFSDHELVQGEIPADMLEKCQNARSLLVENAVEADDELMMKFLDQGEEAITIDELKSALRKRVLAGDFFLVTGGDGRGVIVEKVLDLMVDYLPSPLDVDEIWGKNPKTGDEVSRKPDDKEPMSALAFKIATDPFVGKLIFIRVYSGVLNSGSYVLNTTTGDKERIGRIVRMHADKREEIDKISAGDIAAVVGLKNTGTGNTLTDPAHPIALESIEFPEPPVSIAVEPKSKADQEKMALALQRLAEEDPTFRIHTDEETGQTIMSGMGELHLDILIDRMKREFKVEANIGEPQVAFRESIKGKAEVQGKHAKQSGGRGQYGDVWVRFEPNEAGKGFEFVDEIKGGVVPQEYRPAVMKGIRETLEGGVIAGYPVVDVKATLYDGSYHDVDSSELAFSLAGSLAAREGIKQATPILLEPVMKVEVTTPEEFMGDIIGDLNSRRGRIDTMEDLMGGAKLVKAFVPLANMFGYTSDIRSMSQGRAASTMELAQYEEVPPNVAQEIIEKRNA; translated from the coding sequence ATGGCAGCAAACGTTCCATTACAAAACTTTAGAAACATTGGTATCATTGCCCATATTGACGCCGGTAAAACGACGACCACTGAGGGTATCTTGTACCGCACTGGCTTGACACATAAAATTGGTGTAGTTAAGGGTGACGGCGACGGTGCGACCACCGACTGGATGGCGCAGGAAAAAGAGCGTGGTATCACCATCACCTCTGCAGCGGTGACTTGTTTCTGGAGAAATCACAAGATCAATATCATCGACACCCCAGGGCACATCGACTTTACCGCTGAGGTGGAGCGTTCACTCCGCGTGCTCGACGGTGCAGTGACGGTGTTCGACGGTAAGATGGGTGTTGAGGCGCAGTCTGAGACGGTGTGGCGCCAGGCTAACAAATATGGCGTGCCACGCATTTGCTTCGTTAACAAGATCAACCAAACTGGTGGTGACTTCTGGAAATCTCTGGAATCAATTCACAACCGCTTGAGTAAGCAAGCCTTCCCAATTCACATCCCAATTGGCTTTGAAAAGACCATCAACGGTGTGGTTGACCTCATCGACATGAAAGCGTATACCTACACTGACTTTTCTGACCACGAATTGGTGCAGGGTGAAATCCCAGCTGATATGCTGGAGAAATGCCAAAATGCCCGCAGCTTGCTGGTAGAAAACGCCGTTGAGGCTGATGACGAATTGATGATGAAGTTCCTCGACCAAGGTGAAGAGGCGATTACTATCGACGAGCTGAAATCTGCCTTGCGTAAGCGCGTGCTGGCTGGTGACTTCTTCTTGGTGACTGGTGGTGACGGCCGCGGTGTCATCGTCGAGAAGGTGCTTGACCTGATGGTTGACTACTTGCCAAGCCCACTGGACGTCGACGAGATTTGGGGTAAAAATCCAAAGACTGGCGACGAAGTGAGCCGCAAACCAGACGACAAAGAGCCGATGAGTGCCTTGGCATTCAAGATCGCGACTGACCCATTTGTTGGTAAATTGATCTTCATCCGCGTCTACTCAGGTGTTTTGAATTCTGGTAGCTATGTCTTGAATACCACGACTGGCGATAAGGAGCGTATTGGTCGTATCGTGCGAATGCATGCCGACAAGCGCGAGGAGATCGACAAGATCTCTGCTGGAGACATCGCTGCGGTGGTTGGCTTGAAGAACACTGGTACTGGTAACACCTTGACTGACCCGGCGCACCCAATTGCCCTGGAATCAATTGAATTCCCAGAGCCGCCAGTTTCCATCGCCGTTGAGCCAAAGTCAAAGGCCGACCAAGAAAAGATGGCGCTCGCCTTGCAACGTTTGGCTGAGGAAGACCCAACCTTCCGCATCCACACTGACGAAGAGACCGGCCAGACCATCATGTCAGGAATGGGTGAGTTGCACTTGGATATTTTGATCGACCGTATGAAGCGTGAGTTCAAGGTTGAAGCGAATATCGGTGAGCCGCAAGTGGCCTTCCGTGAGTCAATCAAGGGCAAAGCTGAAGTTCAGGGTAAGCACGCCAAGCAGTCTGGTGGTCGTGGTCAGTACGGTGACGTCTGGGTACGCTTTGAGCCAAACGAGGCTGGTAAAGGCTTTGAGTTTGTTGATGAAATTAAGGGTGGTGTGGTGCCGCAAGAGTACCGCCCAGCTGTCATGAAGGGTATTCGTGAAACCTTGGAAGGTGGTGTTATCGCTGGTTATCCAGTGGTTGACGTCAAAGCCACCCTGTACGATGGTTCATACCACGATGTTGACTCCTCAGAGCTGGCCTTCTCATTGGCAGGTTCGTTGGCAGCCCGCGAAGGTATCAAACAGGCAACGCCAATTCTGCTTGAACCAGTCATGAAAGTTGAAGTCACCACCCCAGAAGAGTTCATGGGCGACATCATCGGCGACCTGAACTCACGTCGTGGTCGCATTGATACCATGGAAGATTTGATGGGCGGCGCCAAGTTGGTCAAGGCCTTCGTGCCACTGGCGAACATGTTTGGCTACACCTCAGACATCCGCTCGATGTCACAGGGTCGCGCAGCCAGCACCATGGAGCTCGCGCAGTACGAGGAAGTTCCACCAAACGTGGCGCAGGAGATTATCGAGAAGCGCAACGCCTAG
- a CDS encoding YajQ family cyclic di-GMP-binding protein, producing the protein MASFSFDIVSEIDKAELNNVFMQAEKEIQGRYDFKGTSAGIDWLDDKKGFKLTGDNDWQVDAVLDIVRKKLAARGQSSKVLGLTKEKVTSNLKTTWEIPFKQGLDQPTAKRIAADIRAAAPKAKPQIQGDLVRVTSASKDELQKVVGLVRENDYDTPLQCVNYR; encoded by the coding sequence ATGGCAAGTTTTTCATTTGATATTGTGTCAGAAATTGACAAAGCCGAGCTGAATAATGTTTTCATGCAGGCGGAAAAAGAGATCCAAGGGCGGTACGATTTTAAGGGGACGAGCGCTGGGATTGACTGGCTGGATGATAAAAAAGGATTCAAGCTCACTGGTGATAACGACTGGCAGGTTGATGCGGTGCTGGACATCGTGCGCAAGAAACTGGCGGCTCGGGGTCAGTCGAGCAAAGTCCTCGGTCTCACCAAAGAAAAGGTCACCTCAAACCTCAAAACCACCTGGGAAATTCCTTTCAAACAAGGCCTCGACCAGCCGACCGCCAAGCGCATCGCTGCCGACATTCGCGCTGCGGCGCCCAAAGCCAAGCCGCAAATCCAAGGCGACCTCGTCCGTGTCACCTCCGCCTCGAAAGATGAGTTACAGAAAGTCGTTGGCTTGGTGCGTGAAAATGATTATGACACGCCGCTGCAATGCGTGAATTATCGCTAA
- the rpsL gene encoding 30S ribosomal protein S12: MPTINQLVRKPRQTAKKKSKSPALGRIHNALKTRYYDQNAPLKRGVCVRVTTKTPKKPNSALRKVARVKLNNGYEVWAYIGGEGHNLQEHAVVLIRGGRVPDLPGVRYHIVRGALDLQGVNNRKRGRSKYGTKKGDK, translated from the coding sequence ATGCCAACTATCAACCAATTGGTGCGCAAGCCGCGCCAAACGGCTAAGAAAAAGTCCAAGTCGCCAGCACTGGGTCGCATTCACAACGCCCTGAAAACGCGTTACTACGACCAGAATGCACCGCTCAAGCGTGGTGTGTGTGTGCGTGTGACGACCAAGACGCCAAAGAAACCAAACTCAGCTTTGCGTAAAGTTGCCCGCGTGAAACTAAACAACGGCTACGAAGTCTGGGCCTACATCGGTGGTGAAGGTCACAACTTGCAGGAGCACGCTGTGGTCTTGATCCGCGGTGGTCGTGTGCCTGACCTTCCAGGTGTGCGTTATCACATCGTCCGTGGCGCGTTGGACCTTCAAGGTGTCAACAACCGCAAGCGGGGCCGTTCAAAGTACGGTACCAAGAAAGGGGATAAGTAA
- the rpsG gene encoding 30S ribosomal protein S7 has protein sequence MPRKVTKKLQRELKPDRRYQSVLVQRLINKSMLDGKKLAAERAVYTALETAAKKLDSEDPLAVFEKALKNVSPNFEVKSRRVGGANYQIPFPVQGHRQLHYAFSWLVQSARARSGMPYSQRLALEIVDAYNEAGAAFKKKEDTHKMAEANRAFAHFARG, from the coding sequence ATGCCTCGTAAAGTTACCAAGAAACTACAACGTGAACTTAAGCCTGACCGCCGCTACCAAAGCGTGCTGGTGCAGCGCTTGATCAACAAGTCAATGCTGGATGGTAAGAAATTGGCGGCTGAGCGTGCTGTTTACACCGCGCTGGAAACTGCTGCTAAGAAATTGGATTCAGAAGATCCACTGGCAGTGTTTGAGAAAGCCTTGAAAAACGTCAGTCCAAACTTTGAGGTGAAAAGCCGCCGTGTCGGTGGTGCCAACTACCAGATCCCATTCCCAGTTCAGGGACACCGGCAGTTGCACTACGCGTTCAGCTGGCTGGTGCAATCAGCTCGCGCTCGTAGTGGCATGCCATATTCACAGCGTTTGGCGCTGGAAATCGTTGATGCGTATAACGAAGCTGGTGCCGCCTTCAAGAAGAAGGAAGACACCCACAAGATGGCCGAAGCCAACCGTGCCTTTGCACACTTTGCTCGCGGCTAA